CTGACTTGAGGGTATCCTGAAGGGTGGATGCATCTCAAACAGGACTTCAGCTTTCTCTGTATCCAGTCCTGGGCATTGCAGTAGCCGACAACGTTCGTTTTGGTTGCTGGAGTTGCTTTTCACGATCTCAAGTGGTCTAGTCCGCAGAGGTTGTCAAGGCTGGTAGATGGTTGTTAAACATCATCCATTCACAGAACCGCTCTACTGGAACAGTTGCCTCATCTATCTTAGTTGTGGGGattttttctctttgtggaTTTTCTGTTATCGGATGTCGGAAAACTCTGTATATTCTCTACACTTGATTGTATCGTGTTTGTTATTGGGTAAAACAATACAGGATCTTTTAATGTAACTTTTTGGAAGCACAGCGTTCTGGCCAAGGCTGTAGACGTGTGTTTTTGACCTTTGAATTGTGCATGGAAGCGTTGACTATTGCCTCATTTTCTGAACCTCACTTAAAATCTTTTGTTagagctggaaaaaagaaactctTATTAATTCAAAATGTTCTTCACTTTTTGTTGCATCCTGCTCCGATGACTTCAATCAATGAAGGGTTGTGCGTaagtatttttaattatttatttatttatcaatttttttttttttttttttttttttttttttttaggaaagtCACATCCTTTCGTTAGAATAGTGTAGGAATCAACTAGTTTgtcattgtgattttttttttccagtgttgttGAGTTCAGGACTGAAGAACTAATGAAGAAAGCAGTGGAGAAGGTCAACAAACACAGCTTTAATGGACGACCACTGAAGGTGAAAGAGGTGGGTCacagcacacaaaaacacactggtCAGAGCTGTCCTTGAGACCAAAATCTTCCCTaagtaatttatttatattcttCATAAGGATCCTGATGGTGTGATTGCTCAGAGGGAAATCAACAAGGCTCAAGGTGGTCCTCCAGGTGGCCATGGAGGCATGGGTGGCATGGGTGGAATGGGTGGTATGGGGGGTATGGACCGCATGGGGGGAATGGGTGGTATGGACCGCATGGATCGCATGGGACCTGGACCTAATGGGCCTATGGTCAGTATTCCTCCAAGTCTGATGAACAACCCCAACATCCCAAATGAAATCATCCATGGCCTCCAGGCTGGAAGGATTGGCAGCACAGTTTTTGTCGCAAATGTAAGTCCtctatttttttcactgtttttcctctGGAGTACTCGTATAGCAAGTACAGTAATAATATGCCCTGTGCCAACAGCTCGACTACAAGGTGGGATGGAAAAAGCTGAAGGAGGTGTTTAGCATGGCAGGCATGGTGGTCAGAACTGACATTCTGGAGGACAAGGATGGCAAAAGCAGAGGAATGGGAACTGTAACATTTGAAATGCCAATTGAAGCAGTCCAGGCCGTCTGTATcctctgaaatgtttgacatattgtttttatgctttttcaTTGTCTTAATTGACTTTCATTTTGTCCAAAGTTTCCagtattttgttttcctcaatGATTTCACAGCTATGTTCAATGGGCAGCTCTTGTTCAACAGAACCATGCATGTCAAACTGGTACGTTGCCTTCACTGCATATCAGATCTCCCTCTCCAAAATCATATCAACACAGTTtgaatgtctttttattttttaaaggatgagaAATCCCTCCCAAAAGATTTTGGTCCACCAGAAAGGGGAGCTGCTCTTCCACGTAAGGATATACCTGTTATTCCTCATGGATGATAGATTTGATTCAGAGGAAAATTAACCTTAGACTTCTGTATCACTCACTTAGAAGCCAACAGCATTACCCCAAGTATGACATGTTAAGGTTCTGTTTCATGATGATTCTTAATCAGTCTGACTTTTTCTGTAAGTAAAAATGCTATTcacattagatttttttctatttatcatGGCTTACTGACTTGCTAACTTTGAAACAATAGCATGCTGAGTATCTCAGTTAAATGGACTGCAGATGCTCTCGAGGGTTGAGTGCTTTCTGTGTGGGTCTAACACAGACTGCTAGAGtgattttggttttcttttctgtttttttttttttttaactgttgtaTCCAGGTGGCCTAAGCGGGGTTGGTTTGGGCCTGGGACCCGGTGGGCAGCCGATTGATGCTACGCAGCTCAacagaggtggtggtggtggtggtatggGCAACATGGGCCCTGGAGGCAAGTAAAGGCTCCGTGGCTTTGTTAATCCCCTTGAAGAAAAGGCACCAGTCATCTGAGACTcatcttcactgttttcactcatAGGAATGGATGGCATGAACTTCGGAAACATGGGAGGTCGCATGGGGGGAGGTGTGTAATAGAGCATTTTATAACTGCAGCCTTTGATAGACCTCAGATacatgcaatattttttttttatcttttgtggGGGTCACACCAAGTACTGTTTCATGTGTGCTTCAAGGAATGGACAACTTTGGTGGAATGAACAACATGGATCGTTTCGGATCTTCTGGGATGGGCAGAATGAATGGTAAGAGTGTGTTGACACATGCTTTGGGCTCCAAAGCGAGAATGGAGTACTTTCAAGTTTGCTCGGTGTTTCTGATGGTTTCATCTCTTGCCTTGTCAGACATGGATCGTGGGATTGGTGGTGGTTTTGACAGGGAATTTGGGCGAAATGACATGTCTCGCAATAATTTCGGAGACTCCTTTGAAAGAGGAATGGGTTAGTATAGACTTGAATTTGTTTGAAAGCCCCTGTGATATTTAAGTTGAATCacctatttattttctttttgttaaatCGTTTTTATAGGAAATTCCCTGGGTATGGACCGGATGAGCTCGGGAATGGACCGCCTGGGAGGAAGCATGGAACGCATGGGAGGGATGGACCGGATGGGCATGGACAGGATGGATCGAGTGTCTGATCTGGACAGGCTTGGCTCTGGGTTCGACCGGATGGGCTCGGGCATGGACAGGCTGGGTCCCAGTATGGACAGGCTTGGACCCGGCCTGGATCGTATGAGCTCCAGCATGGACTGCCTTGGCCCAGCTGGCTTTGATCGTCTAACTCCATCTTCTATGGATCGCATGGGTTCCAGCATGGACTATGGTTCGCCAGTGGGTATGGATCGCATGGGCAACACTGGGCTTGACAGAATGGGCAGCAGTTTTGACCGTATGGGCTCCACTGGAGGACTTGACCGCTTCCCCTCTGGTGGACTCGATCGAATGAGCTCTGGCATGGACCGGATGGGCTCAGGAAGCGTTGGTGGTCAGTTTGACCGTTCCGGTGACTTGGATCGAAGCTTCGGTGGAAATTCAtttggaggagctggacctggagggcCTGGGATTGGTGGAGGCAATGTGAGGAAAGGATGCCAGATTTTTGTCAGAAACGTAAGTGCTCATGCTAAGTGAAGCTTTatgaacttgaaaaaaaaaaccattttatCACATGATTCTAACCTATCGCtgctttttgtatttgtgtagTTGCCATTTGACTTCACCTGGAAGATGCTGAAGGATACCTTTAACACATGTGGTAACTATTGCCAAGCTTATCACAATCAACCCTCGTGATCTTACTGACAACACAGATTAACACTTGACATTATTCTCTCCTCTGAAGGTATGGTCCAGTATGCTGATATTAAGATGGAGAATGGCAAGTCCAAGGGCTGTGGTGTGGTCCGCTTCGACAACCCCGAAACTGCTGAGTTCGCCTGTCGTACCATGAATGGCTACCGGCTGAATGGAAGAGAGATTGATGTTAGAATTGATAGGAATGCATAACTTCCTTTTCAGATCAGGCGTTTTTAAtccccaccaccaaccatttgGCGTCGTCTGAAGTGTTCTTTACTTTATTTGGTTATTTAGATATTtgtcactgtgaaaatgttATCAGTCAACAATTTGTTACAGTGAACATGTTGGAAATGTCTTCTGAAACCTCACAGTTTAGTGACCAAATGTTTTTTTAGACTTGTCTGAACGTTGATTGCCTTTGATCAGTAATTTGATTTGATAATAAAGCTGAATATTTCTGAGTTTactttttgtgctttttcataTGAGCTCAGGTATAGCTATAAATCAGCAGCTCACGAGGCGTTTAACACTGCAAGTTTGAATCAAAGTTTCACTGTTAAGTGAAGAGtatatgttttttaatgttgcGATAAAAGTTATACTGGCACCAGAAGctacaaaatgtattttcttgttTAAGCAGGTATTATATTGATCTCAGCATTTAGGGTAGATATTTGTACCCCTCTGCCCTCCCTCATAGACCTGCACGGCACCCGACTCGCGCTGAAAGCTGGCACCATGGCCACCAACTCCACCCACCACTTCTGTTCAGGtatttaagcaggaggtgtcagaaaagtgaccacagggataactggcttgtggcggccaagtgTACATAGCGACGTTGCTTTTTGATCTGTCAATGTCGGCTCAAGGCTGAGGTTCTTCCCAatccctctgctgctggaagtCTCACTGATTACCTGTGAGGTCCTATGCATATTATGTAACCAAGGACATCAAGTTTTTCTAAATCTACACTATTGCACATTGCCAGGGGTATATTGCATATTTAAGTTTAACTTCTATTTTAAAATCTTATTGCACTCATTTTATCCTTGCCTATATTTTCTACCCAATTGGTCCTTTGTGTCCTTTTCCTGTGACTACATCCCAGTCAGTTACCTGAAAGTAGCCCTGCAGaagtttgtattatttttaattattccaCTTGAGCAAGCATAGGTGatggtggaaagaaaaacaggaggaagCTTTTGCAGAACCAGGATGGCTCAGAGTTGATGACTTTCTGGTGTTGTGGTTAAGTTTAAaggatagaaagaaaaaaagggataAGATAGATATAAGACAAAAAGCAGACAGAAGTCAGTGGAAGAGAGGGTTGACCTGTAGGTATCCTTCACACCAGCGTACAGTAAAGCCTGAATTTTCCCCCAATATAGTTTTAGCTGTCACACACTGGATGAGGTTCAGGACACGGCTGAAGTCACCTGAAAATGGTACCCTACAAGTATGTTCAGGCTGAAGAATGATGCATACAGTGTGGCTAACAAAGCATGCCAGGGTCATGTCAGCAGAAAGAGGAACAAAATGCAACTACAGTAGCGTGTGAGATTTGAAAGGAAAGATAGTATGAGCAAAGTCTGACAGCCAGCAGTTCACTGACTAACCTACAGAAATGGTCTTTGATGCTAATGTAACCAAGACTGCACTGATAGTCCCCGTGAAGCCATGTCTTAAAGAAGTTATCAGATTACACTCTAATATCAAATTATTATGTGTACCTCAAGAACTGTAACTTACATACTATGTGGGGCAGTTATGACCTACACGCTAGAGAGAGACTTGTCATcaggagtttgcaggtttgatttcTACAGCGGTCAGGTCAACACTGTTGTGAGAAAACCCATGAGCAAGTCCCTTGATCCCCATCAGCTCTCCAGACTGTCTTAATGGAGCTACTCACTACATCCTAGAAATAGTATAGATTAATgtgggaaaaagaaatgaaagaaaaaggatAATTTTGATCTCGTATGAAGAACTAGTTTGAATTGTTTCCTGGGGACTTTGTGTCAGGGGCTTTCATGTAAAAACGTATCTGTCTGTTTGATACATTAGCATAATGAACTGATACTTTGATCAGAATGTACCCTGCCTTTTTCTGAAAGGTAATTAACTCCAATAAAATTGGCCATTTCTTGATTTCTTCCCCCGGGGAgaggctgcatgttcttcctgtgcctgTGTAGGGTTTATTCTGGTACCTCATCGAAACTCAAGCTTCTTTGTGTTATTTGGTGAATCTCGTGTGTCTGGGTCACTATGGAGGTGTTTCTTGGGAGGAGCACATCTCACCAGCTCACGAGGTTAATCTATGAGCACTTAGGACCGCCCACCCTACGTGGACGTGAAAGGTCACCACCGGAAGAAGGTCATAGGCACCGCATTCAAGATGGCGACTCCCGTGTGTCAGTGTTATCAAGTGAGTGTTTGgactcgtcttttttttttaagtttaaacttgtgaacacatttaaatatcAAGAGAGGGGTTTTAAGGATCCGTCCGTTCAACAGCCAGCCTTACAAATCCGGTCTTTTTTCTGCGTGTTTTGTAAAAGTAGCGTTAGCTCCCAGAATTAGCTCCGAGTGTGAACACATGCAGCCGGTGTTTGTTTGGACGTCTGCGTCTCGAACAGTCATAATAAAGACACGAACTCCTTAGGTTTCCGTTTTCCAGTATCTTTAGCTTTGCTAGTGGATTTATAGTAATT
The window above is part of the Salarias fasciatus chromosome 23, fSalaFa1.1, whole genome shotgun sequence genome. Proteins encoded here:
- the hnrnpm gene encoding heterogeneous nuclear ribonucleoprotein M isoform X1; translated protein: MSNEQTESVAENAGQQPQQQPPPPPQQQQQPGEMNGKPKNDSNASRKERPHKRGGGGRYEPYGNANKRYRVFVSNIPYDVKWQALKDLMKEKVGEVTYVEHLMDAEGKSRGCAVVEFRTEELMKKAVEKVNKHSFNGRPLKVKEDPDGVIAQREINKAQGGPPGGHGGMGGMGGMGGMGGMDRMGGMGGMDRMDRMGPGPNGPMVSIPPSLMNNPNIPNEIIHGLQAGRIGSTVFVANLDYKVGWKKLKEVFSMAGMVVRTDILEDKDGKSRGMGTVTFEMPIEAVQAVSMFNGQLLFNRTMHVKLDEKSLPKDFGPPERGAALPRGLSGVGLGLGPGGQPIDATQLNRGGGGGGMGNMGPGGMDGMNFGNMGGRMGGGMDNFGGMNNMDRFGSSGMGRMNDMDRGIGGGFDREFGRNDMSRNNFGDSFERGMGNSLGMDRMSSGMDRLGGSMERMGGMDRMGMDRMDRVSDLDRLGSGFDRMGSGMDRLGPSMDRLGPGLDRMSSSMDCLGPAGFDRLTPSSMDRMGSSMDYGSPVGMDRMGNTGLDRMGSSFDRMGSTGGLDRFPSGGLDRMSSGMDRMGSGSVGGQFDRSGDLDRSFGGNSFGGAGPGGPGIGGGNVRKGCQIFVRNLPFDFTWKMLKDTFNTCGMVQYADIKMENGKSKGCGVVRFDNPETAEFACRTMNGYRLNGREIDVRIDRNA
- the hnrnpm gene encoding heterogeneous nuclear ribonucleoprotein M isoform X2, with protein sequence MKKAVEKVNKHSFNGRPLKVKEDPDGVIAQREINKAQGGPPGGHGGMGGMGGMGGMGGMDRMGGMGGMDRMDRMGPGPNGPMVSIPPSLMNNPNIPNEIIHGLQAGRIGSTVFVANLDYKVGWKKLKEVFSMAGMVVRTDILEDKDGKSRGMGTVTFEMPIEAVQAVSMFNGQLLFNRTMHVKLDEKSLPKDFGPPERGAALPRGLSGVGLGLGPGGQPIDATQLNRGGGGGGMGNMGPGGMDGMNFGNMGGRMGGGMDNFGGMNNMDRFGSSGMGRMNDMDRGIGGGFDREFGRNDMSRNNFGDSFERGMGNSLGMDRMSSGMDRLGGSMERMGGMDRMGMDRMDRVSDLDRLGSGFDRMGSGMDRLGPSMDRLGPGLDRMSSSMDCLGPAGFDRLTPSSMDRMGSSMDYGSPVGMDRMGNTGLDRMGSSFDRMGSTGGLDRFPSGGLDRMSSGMDRMGSGSVGGQFDRSGDLDRSFGGNSFGGAGPGGPGIGGGNVRKGCQIFVRNLPFDFTWKMLKDTFNTCGMVQYADIKMENGKSKGCGVVRFDNPETAEFACRTMNGYRLNGREIDVRIDRNA